The DNA segment GGCCGGGTCGGTGAGGCCGAGGAGGGCCGCGGGCCACAGGCCGGCGAGGACGGTGAGGGCGACGAGCGGGCTCCAGGTGGCGAGCTCGTAGCCCTGGACGTCCTGGATCTCGTAGCCCGGGATGCCTTGGGCTTCCCGGGATTCCTGGCCCTCGTGGCCCTGGACGTCCTGGAGGCTGCCGGGTGCGGGGGCCGCCGGTGGCTCTGCGGGGGCGAGCTGCGGTTCCCGTGTTTCTGGGGTTCCAGGTGCGCCTTGGGTGTCCTGTTCGCCTGGGGTTTCCCGTGTGCTGGGGGTTTCCGGCGTTTCCCGTGTTTCCTGTGCGTCGCGCGCTTCGGATGTGGCCTGCGGTGCGCTGCCCATGCAGACGCGGCGTACGACGAGGAGAAGGTACGCGGCGGTGAGCAGGGTACCGAGGGCCGCGAGCGACATGAAGGTGAGGAAGGCGGGGCGGCTGAGTCCCCCGGCCGGGTCGAAGGCGCCGAACATGGTGAGCATCTCGCCCCAGAACCCGGCGAGTCCCGGCAGGCCGAGCGAGGCGACGGCGGCGAACGCGACGAGGCCGCCGAGCCGGGGGGCCCGGCCGTAGAGGGCGGCGCCGGTGGCTCCGGCGAGCGTGTCGAGGTCGGCGGTCCCGTAACGGTCCTTCACCGCGCCGACCAGGAAGAAGAGCAGGCCGGTGATGAGGCCGTGGGCGATGTTGGCGAAGAGCGCGCCGTTGACGCCGGTGGGGGTCATCGAGGCGATGCCGAGGAGTACGAAGCCCATGTGGCCGACCGAGGAGTAGGCGATGAGCCGCTTGAGGTCGCCCTTGTTGCCGCGTCGGACGAGCGAGAGGCAGGCGAGCGATCCGTAGATGATGCCGGCGACGGCGAAGGCCGCGAGGTAGGGAGCGAAGGTGTGCATGCCCTCGGGTGCGACGGGCAGGGCGATGCGGACGAATCCGTAGGTGCCCATCTTGAGCATGACTCCGGCGAGGAGCACCGAGCCCGCGGTGGGCGCCGCGGTGTGGGCGTCGGGGAGCCAGCTGTGCAGCGGCCACATCGGGGTCTTCACGGCGAGGCCGATGGCGATGGCGAGGACCGCGACGACCTGGGTGGTGTGGGTGAGGTCGCGGCCGTTGTCAGTGGCGAGTGCCACCATGTCGAGTGTGCCGCTCTTCACACCGATGAGGAGGATGCCGAGCAGCATGACGACGGAGCCGAGCACGGTGTAGAGGATGAACTTCCAGGCGGCGGCGGTGCGTCCGGCGCCGCCCCAGCGGGCGATGAGGAAGTACATCGGGATGAGGACCATCTCGAAGGCCAGGAAGAAGAGCACCAGGTCGAGGGCGGCGAAGGTGGCGAGCGTCCCCGATTCGAGGAGGAGGACGAGAGCGACGAACGCCTTGGGGGACGGACCCGCGGGGAGCTTGAAGCAGGAGTAGAGCGCGCAGAGGAAGGTCAGCAGCGCGGTCAGTACGAGGAGGGGGAGCGAGATGCCGTCCGTGCCCAGATGGATCCGGACGTGGAGTGCCGGGATCCAGCTGATGTCGGTGGTGGCCTGCATCTTCGACGGGTGGTCGCGGTCGAAGCCGAGCGCGAGGACGACCGCGGCGATGAGTACGGTGCCGGTGACGATCACACCGTGGCGGAGCACGGCCTGCCGGGGCGACCTGCCCCTCAGCCCGGGGGGTGCGGGCAGGAGCGCGGCGACGGCGCCGATGACCGGGGCGGCGACGATGAACGCCAGAA comes from the Streptomyces sp. NBC_01471 genome and includes:
- a CDS encoding NuoM family protein, which encodes MQFLLAFIVAAPVIGAVAALLPAPPGLRGRSPRQAVLRHGVIVTGTVLIAAVVLALGFDRDHPSKMQATTDISWIPALHVRIHLGTDGISLPLLVLTALLTFLCALYSCFKLPAGPSPKAFVALVLLLESGTLATFAALDLVLFFLAFEMVLIPMYFLIARWGGAGRTAAAWKFILYTVLGSVVMLLGILLIGVKSGTLDMVALATDNGRDLTHTTQVVAVLAIAIGLAVKTPMWPLHSWLPDAHTAAPTAGSVLLAGVMLKMGTYGFVRIALPVAPEGMHTFAPYLAAFAVAGIIYGSLACLSLVRRGNKGDLKRLIAYSSVGHMGFVLLGIASMTPTGVNGALFANIAHGLITGLLFFLVGAVKDRYGTADLDTLAGATGAALYGRAPRLGGLVAFAAVASLGLPGLAGFWGEMLTMFGAFDPAGGLSRPAFLTFMSLAALGTLLTAAYLLLVVRRVCMGSAPQATSEARDAQETRETPETPSTRETPGEQDTQGAPGTPETREPQLAPAEPPAAPAPGSLQDVQGHEGQESREAQGIPGYEIQDVQGYELATWSPLVALTVLAGLWPAALLGLTDPAVQKLLAGGKA